From the Chiroxiphia lanceolata isolate bChiLan1 chromosome 13, bChiLan1.pri, whole genome shotgun sequence genome, one window contains:
- the CDK10 gene encoding cyclin-dependent kinase 10 codes for MRQGGSAMADATAAAEPGPPEPGPAPAEPELEPLRLRRLRGDGFFEVPAADRLGRCRSVKEFEKLNRIGEGTYGIVYRARDTLTDETVALKKVRMDNEKDGMPISSLREITLLLQLRHPNIVELKEVVVGNHLESIFLVMGYCEQDLASLLENMQTPFSEAQVKCIILQVLKGLQYLHENYIIHRDLKVSNLLMTDKGCVKIADFGLARTYGMPPKPMTPKVVTLWYRAPELLLGMTTQTTSIDMWAVGCILAELLAHKPLLPGTSEIHQIDLIVQLLGTPNENIWPGFSKLPLASQYTLRKQPYNNLKHRFPWLSEAGLRLLNFLFMYDPKKRATAKDCLESSYFKEKPLPCEPELMPTFPHHRNKRAAGTGPESQAKRSKP; via the exons ATGCGACAGGGTGGTTCCGCCATGGCGGACGCGACGGCGGCGGCTGAGCCAGGACCGCCCGAGCCGGGACCGGCACCGGCCGAGCCCGAGCTGGAGCCGCTCCGGTTGCGCCGCCTGCGCGGCGATGGCTTCTTCGAGGTGCCGGCCGCCGACCGG CTGGGCCGGTGCCGCAGCGTGAAGGAGTTCGAGAAGCTGAACCGGATCGGAGAGGGCACGTATGGCATCGTGT ACCGCGCCCGGGACACACTGACGGACGAGACGGTGGCGCTGAAGAAGGTGCGGATGGACAACGAGAAAGATG GAATGCCCATCAGCAGCCTGCGGGAGAtcaccctgctcctgcagctccggCACCCCAACATCGTGGAGCTGAAGGAGGTGGTTGTGGGGAACCACCTGGAGAG TATTTTCCTGGTGATGGGTTACTGTGAGCAGGACCTGGCTAGCCTCCTGGAGAACATGCAGACGCCTTTCTCGGAGGCTCAG GTGAAGTGTATCATCCTGCAGGTGCTCAAGGGCCTGCAGTACCTCCACGAGAACTACATCATCCacag GGACCTGAAGGTCTCCAACCTGCTGATGACTGACAAGGGCTGTGTGAAGATAG CTGATTTCGGCCTGGCTCGCACCTACGGGATGCCCCCCAAGCCCATGACCCCAAAAGTGGTGACGCTGTG GTACCGTGcgccagagctgctgctgggcatgACCACCCAGACCACCAGCATCGACATGTG GGCCGTAGGGTGCATCCTGGCCGAGCTGCTGGCACACAAACCACTGCTGCCAGGCACCTCTGAGATCCACCAGATCGACCTCATCGTGCAGCTGCTGGGGACACCCAACGAGAACATCTGGCCA GGTTTCTCCAAGCTGCCCTTGGCCAGCCAGTACACCCTCCGGAAGCAGCCTTACAACAACCTGAAACACAGATTCCCCTGGCTGTCAGAGGCTGGGCTGCGTCTGCTCAACTTTCTCTTCATGTATGATCCCAAGAAGAG GGCCACGGCCAAGGACTGCCTGGAGAGCTCCTACTTCAAGGAGAAGCCCCTGC cctgtgagcCGGAGCTGATGCCCACCTTCCCACATCACCGCAACAAGCGGGCGGCGGGCACGGGGCCAGAGAGCCAGGCCAAGCGTAGCAAGCCCTGA
- the SPATA2L gene encoding spermatogenesis-associated protein 2-like protein: MRQEHRQEYGQEFRQEFHQEYRRCLEQEFGPAGPCPDPAVAERLRQRLRREPALLGALQEDGPALLARGLRGQPDPELALRGLAGAFRLLELAALNLYLFPWRREFGTIQVSPAVLGGCSQGLLTPPTMPSLSLQTFSGAFVHLLRPVLPEADLLRSLGRLGYEQRDQHRLAVARPPPGPVLIAAAAGFLCCRLECEILGELALQLQPRQPCAEELLEARHRARDGQSCPELLRDPGMQCGAAADSIDLYRDTLDIPEDMGGEDTAPPALWRDPQDVPMRGWGRCDEPEPVGSAEPDTSHLFLEQEFAGGSRSPQVLGEPQDCPQDAPELPCYQLHSCLRRGTLPSYCCSTCRQLHTGGCATGRACRSRHHGQELRGERQQRLWLQRTELDMLLADGSGPHS; encoded by the coding sequence ATGCGGCAGGAGCATAGGCAGGAGTACGGGCAGGAGTTCCGGCAGGAGTTCCACCAGGAGTACCGGCGGTGCCTGGAGCAGGAATtcggccccgccgggccctgCCCGGACCCCGCGGTGGCGGAGCGGCTGCGGCAGCGGCTGCGGCGGGAGCCGGCGCTGCTCGGGGCCCTGCAGGAGGACGGCCCGGCCCTGCTggcccgggggctgcggggccagCCCGACCCTGAGCTGGCGCTGCGGGGCCTGGCTGGCGCCTTCcggctgctggagctggcagcCCTGAACCTCTACCTCTTCCCGTGGCGCCGGGAGTTTGGCACCATCCAGGTGAGCCCCGCGGTGCTGGGGGGATGCTCTCAGGGTCTCCTGACACCTCCAACCATGCCCTCGCTTTCCCTGCAGACCTTCTCCGGCGCCTTCGTGCACCTGCTGCGCCCAGTGCTTCCCGAGGCCGACCTGCTGCGGAGTCTGGGCCGCCTGGGCTATGAGCAGCGGGACCAGCACCGCCTGGCCGTGGCTCGGCCGCCCCCAGGGCCGGTGCTGATCGCAGCCGCTGCCGGGTTCCTGTGCTGCCGGCTGGAGTGCGAGATCCTGGGAGAGCTGGCGCTGCAGCTGCAGCCGCGCCAGCCCTGTGccgaggagctgctggaggcacGGCACCGGGCCAGAGACGGGCAGAGCTGCCCGGAGCTGCTGCGGGACCCGGGGATGCAGTGTGGGGCAGCTGCTGACTCCATAGATCTGTACCGGGACACACTGGACATCCCCGAGGACATGGGGGGTGAGGacacagcccccccagcactgTGGAGGGACCCTCAGGACGTGCCCATGAGGGGCTGGGGACGCTGCGATGAGCCGGAGcctgtgggcagtgctgagccAGACACCTCTCACCTCTTCCTGGAGCAGGAGTTTGCAGGGGGCAGCAGAAGCCCCCAAGTGCTGGGGGAGCCCCAGGATTGCCCCCAGGATGCCCCGGAGCTGCCTTGCTACCAGCTGCACTCGTGCCTGCGCCGGGGCACGCTGCCCTCGTactgctgcagcacctgccgGCAGCTGCACACAGGGGGCTGTGCCACAGGCCGTGCCTGCCGCAGCCGGCACCACGGGCAGGAGCTGCGCGGGGAGCGCCAGCAGCGGCTCTGGCTGCAGCGCACGGAGCTGGACATGCTGCTGGCCGACGGCTCTGGACCCCACTCCTAA
- the VPS9D1 gene encoding LOW QUALITY PROTEIN: VPS9 domain-containing protein 1 (The sequence of the model RefSeq protein was modified relative to this genomic sequence to represent the inferred CDS: deleted 1 base in 1 codon) — protein sequence MAAPGGGEGPAPGRGGRGLQGAMRTASGALGMDSAGRTREAYMEYLKSITLIMQALQEEAVGTESSEGVTPDTPKLLKLAEQCLERVKSIAVVLGKAQVKPAVQERGGGPAPLPRHRRVCSDEGGKLSPFLPPEIFQKLQIAEAQSARKELTPLEEASLQNQKLKAAYEARVARLNPSQALQKTSLTLSLQRQMMENLVIAKAREETLQRKMEERRLRLQEAANRRFSSNVALTPEEQEQRELYAAILEYEQDHDWPRQWKAQLKRSPADLSVVSGLFSCLLSSPEHPISQLLRRLQCTVYARLYPAVSQGPADTSPASPSGLSFLSLDVGGAGGSSLPTEPGGRRLRASRSLHCMFSVPEHGPAALRHSQSSTPLADAGTLGPAGAPQTPRESSFEDLERFLASPEGWAPTEPPAGPGQDTVLPELLKGVVRDIHNAIDRLLALTLLAFEGLSTTAGKDQCLACLEEAFFPPLWAPLLALYRAVHRPREAALALSMERHRHASPADMGLASRLFPTAPGCPPYASAVQDLRLIPLETCPRRKLECIVRALRGICECAEEYCGARDTRTPASAAIGADDLLPILSYVVLQTGLPQLLSECAALEEFIHEGYLIGEEGYCLTSLQSALSYVESLQ from the exons GCAGGGCGCCATGAGGACGGCCAGCGGGGCCCTGGGCATGGACAGCGCCGGGCGGACACGG GAGGCCTACATGGAGTACCTGAAGAGCATCACCCTCATCATGCAGGCCCTGCAGGAGGAGGCGGTGGGGACAG AGAGCAGTGAGGGGGTCACACCTGACACCCCGAAGTTGCTGAAGctggcagagcagtgcctggagAGGGTCAAATCTATTGCAGTGGTGCTGG ggaaaGCCCAGGTGAAACCGGCTGTGCAGGAGCGGGGAGGGGGCCctgcccccctgcccaggcaccgCCGGGTCTGCTCAGACGAGGGGGGGAAGCTCTCGCCCTTCCTGCCCCCGGAGATCTTCCAGAAGCTGCAGATTGCAGAGGCACAGAGCGCTCGGAA GGAGCTGACCCCGCTGGAAGAGGCCTCTCTGCAGAACCAGAAGCTGAAGGCGGCCTATGAGGCACGGGTGGCACGGCTGAACCCCAGCCAGGCCCTGCAGAAAACATCCCTG ACACTGTCCCTGCAGCGGCAGATGATGGAGAACCTGGTGATTGCCAAGGCCCGGGAGGAGACT CTGCAGCGCAAGATGGAGGAGCGGCggctgaggctgcaggaggcGGCAAACCG GAGGTTCTCCAGCAATGTGGCCCTCAcccctgaggagcaggagcagcgaGAGCTCTATGCTGCCATCCTCGAATACGAGCAGGACCAT GACTGGCCCAGGCAGTGGAAGGCCCAGCTGAAGCGGAGCCCGGCGGATCTCTCCGTGGTGTCAGGGctcttctcctgcctcctcag ctcccccgAGCACCCGATCTCGCAGCTCCTGCGGCGGCTGCAGTGCACGGTGTACGCCCGCCTGTACCCTGCTGTCAGCCAGGGCCCTGCTGACACCTCCCCCGCCTCCCCCTCGGGCCTCTCCTTCCTGTCACTGGATGTGGGGGGCGCAGGGGGCTCCTCCCTGCCTACTGAGCCA GGGGGTCGCCGGCTCCGCGCCTCCCGCAGCCTGCACTGCATGTTCTCGGTGCCTGAGCACGGCCCGGCCGCGCTGCGGCACAGCCAGTCCAGCACCCCCCTTGCTGATGCTGGCACCCTGGGGCCCGCAGGGGCCCCCCAGACCCCCCGGGAGAGCTCCTTTGAGGACCTGGAGCGGTTCCTGGCATCCCCCGAGGGCTGGGCCCCCACAGAGCCCCCAGCTGGCCCTGGACAGGACACggtgctgccagagctgctgaagggcGTTGTGAGGGACATCCACAACGCCATTG ACAGGCTGCTGGCCCTGACCCTGCTGGCCTTTGAGGGGCTCAGTACCACCGCTGGCAAGGACCAGTGCCTGGCCTGCCTGGAGGAGGCCTTCTTTCCCCCGCTCTGGGCCCCGCTCCTGGCCCTCTACAG GGCTGTGCACCGGCCCCGTGAGGCAGCCCTGGCACTCAGCATGGAGCGGCACCGGCATGCCAGCCCTGCCGACATGGGGCTGGCCTCCCGCCTCTTCCCCACGGCCCCTGGCTGCCCCCCCTACGCCTCTGCAGTGCAGGACCTACGGCTCATCCCACTGGAGACCTGTCCCCGCAGGAAGCTGGAGTGCATTG TGCGAGCCCTGCGTGGCATCTGCGAATGTGCCGAGGAGTACTGTGGTGCCCGGGACACCCGGACCCCTGCCTCAGCCGCCAT TGGGGCAGACGACCTGCTGCCCATCCTGTCCTATGTGGTGCTGCAGACGGGGCTGCCCCAGTTGCTCTCCGAGTGTGCTGCCCTGGAGGAGTTCATCCACGAGGG GTACCTGATCGGGGAGGAGGGGTACTGCCTGACGTCCCTGCAGAGCGCCCTGTCGTACGTGGAGTCCCTGCAGTGA